Proteins found in one Aethina tumida isolate Nest 87 chromosome 1, icAetTumi1.1, whole genome shotgun sequence genomic segment:
- the LOC109596350 gene encoding facilitated trehalose transporter Tret1-like isoform X3, with amino-acid sequence MKYSKLRESPILSYNGQHQRLQTESPSLSACTTATNLSTLDLQSSSTLNKQILRNNNRRMLEDNLRNQVPEIEPLNAKKDEQQEITIPEEVTKTEKFKISQAKTQLLAAVAVSWVSMIIGYSSAYTAPAEQSLEDDFKLSSESMTWVVSLMPLGALVGGIFGGTFIEYIGRKWTLLVTNVLFLTAWTLMYLAQNQYYLCIGRAIIGFAVGIASLTLPVYLAETIQPEVRGTLGLLPTAFGNIGILVCYLFGTIYTWSELALVGIILSVPFMVLFIWLIPETPRWFISKGKEEKSKDALRWLRGSDANIDKEFNELAENQKQSEENFNVKDLFTKNNLKLILIVLGLMFFQQMSGINAVIFYTTNIFKTAGSTLDNSLCTTIVGVVNFVSTFIAAVLIDKLGRKILLYISSVAMIISLAVLGAYFYLKRENYDVSTFGWLPLAVFIIYVLGFSLGFGPIPWLMMGEILPAKIRGPAASIATGFNWLCTFVVTKTFLLIIDGIGQHGTFWLYGTVVAVALVFTIICVPETRGQSLQDIEKKLAGIKVRRMSSVANMKPMPSSF; translated from the exons ATGAAGTATTCCAAATTGCGTGAATCACCAATACTGAGCTAC aatGGACAACACCAAAGATTGCAGACCGAAAGTCCGAGTCTCTCCGCCTGTACAACAGCAACGAACCTGTCGACGCTGGACCTACAGTCATCATCcactttaaacaaacaaatattgaggaacaacaACAGAAGGATGCTGGAGGACAACTTGAGGAACCAGGTGCCGGAGATCGAGCCCCTGAACGCCAAAAAGGATGAGCAGCAGGAGATCACGATCCCCGAGGAAGTGACAAAgactgaaaaattcaaaataagcCAGGCAAAGACGCAG CTATTGGCTGCCGTAGCGGTATCATGGGTTTCAATGATCATTGGATACTCGTCTGCCTACACAGCGCCGGCAGAACAATCGTTAGAAGATGACTTCAAGCTCAGTAGTGAATCG ATGACATGGGTGGTGAGTCTTATGCCCTTGGGAGCGTTGGTTGGTGGCATTTTCGGAGGAACCTTCATAGAATACATTGGCAGGAAATGGACACTGTTGGTGACGAACGTGCTGTTCCTCACCGCCTGGACGCTGATGTATCTGGCCCAAAATCAGTACTATCTGTGCATTGGACGAGCCATCATTGGATTTGCGGTGGGAATAGCCTCTCTGACCCTCCCCGTTTATCTTGCCGAGACGATCCAGCCTGAGGTACGTGGCACCTTGGGTCTGCTGCCAACGGCCTTTGGTAACATTGGCATCTTGGTGTGCTACCTCTTCGGCACCATCTACACGTGGAGCGAGCTGGCTTTGGTCGGGATCATTCTGTCCGTTCCGTTTATGGTCCTGTTCATTTGGCTCATACCGGAAACGCCCAGGTGGTTCATCTCCAAAGGCAAAGAGGAGAAATCCAAGGACGCCCTCAGGTGGCTGAGGGGATCCGACGCCAACATCGACAAGGAATTCAACGAGCTGGCCGAAAACCAAAAACAATCCGAAGAAAATTTCAATGTCAAAGACCTGTTCACCAAGAACAACTTGAAATTAATCCTAATTGTCCTTGGCCTTATGTTCTTCCAACAAATGAGCGGCATAAACGCCGTCATATTTTACACCACGAACATCTTCAAAACAGCCGGATCCACGTTAGACAACAGCCTGTGCACGACCATCGTCGGTGTGGTTAACTTCGTGTCAACCTTCATTGCCGCCGTTTTGATCGACAAATTAggaagaaaaatactactgtACATTTCCAGCGTTGCCATGATCATCTCGCTCGCAGTTCTCGGGGCTTACTTCTATTTGAAACGCGAAAACTATGACGTGAGCACATTCGGGTGGTTACCGCTCGCAGTATTCATAATCTATGTACTTGGATTCTCTCTCGGTTTTGGACCAATTCCATGGCTGATGATGGGCGAGATCCTTCCGGCTAAGATCAGAGGACCGGCCGCCTCCATTGCCACCGGCTTCAATTGGCTGTGCACTTTTGTCGTCACTAAAACCTTCCTGTTAATCATCGATGGTATCGGTCAACACGGTACTTTCTGGTTGTACGGTACTGTGGTGGCTGTGGCCTTGGTGTTCACAATAATTTGCGTGCCAGAAACTAGAGGCCAAAGTTTACAAGatattgaaaagaaattgGCTGGTATTAAAGTGAGGAGGATGAGTTCAGTGGCAAACATGAAACCCATGCCTTCATCGTTTTAA
- the LOC109596350 gene encoding facilitated trehalose transporter Tret1-like isoform X2, giving the protein MPRSEQHYTRVGQRNQQQWGGFANIIPWPPRNGQHQRLQTESPSLSACTTATNLSTLDLQSSSTLNKQILRNNNRRMLEDNLRNQVPEIEPLNAKKDEQQEITIPEEVTKTEKFKISQAKTQLLAAVAVSWVSMIIGYSSAYTAPAEQSLEDDFKLSSESMTWVVSLMPLGALVGGIFGGTFIEYIGRKWTLLVTNVLFLTAWTLMYLAQNQYYLCIGRAIIGFAVGIASLTLPVYLAETIQPEVRGTLGLLPTAFGNIGILVCYLFGTIYTWSELALVGIILSVPFMVLFIWLIPETPRWFISKGKEEKSKDALRWLRGSDANIDKEFNELAENQKQSEENFNVKDLFTKNNLKLILIVLGLMFFQQMSGINAVIFYTTNIFKTAGSTLDNSLCTTIVGVVNFVSTFIAAVLIDKLGRKILLYISSVAMIISLAVLGAYFYLKRENYDVSTFGWLPLAVFIIYVLGFSLGFGPIPWLMMGEILPAKIRGPAASIATGFNWLCTFVVTKTFLLIIDGIGQHGTFWLYGTVVAVALVFTIICVPETRGQSLQDIEKKLAGIKVRRMSSVANMKPMPSSF; this is encoded by the exons ATGCCAAGGAGTGAACAGCATTACACCAGGGTTGGTCAAAGGAACCAGCAGCAATGGGGCGGCTTCGCGAACATCATCCCCTGGCCACCGAGG aatGGACAACACCAAAGATTGCAGACCGAAAGTCCGAGTCTCTCCGCCTGTACAACAGCAACGAACCTGTCGACGCTGGACCTACAGTCATCATCcactttaaacaaacaaatattgaggaacaacaACAGAAGGATGCTGGAGGACAACTTGAGGAACCAGGTGCCGGAGATCGAGCCCCTGAACGCCAAAAAGGATGAGCAGCAGGAGATCACGATCCCCGAGGAAGTGACAAAgactgaaaaattcaaaataagcCAGGCAAAGACGCAG CTATTGGCTGCCGTAGCGGTATCATGGGTTTCAATGATCATTGGATACTCGTCTGCCTACACAGCGCCGGCAGAACAATCGTTAGAAGATGACTTCAAGCTCAGTAGTGAATCG ATGACATGGGTGGTGAGTCTTATGCCCTTGGGAGCGTTGGTTGGTGGCATTTTCGGAGGAACCTTCATAGAATACATTGGCAGGAAATGGACACTGTTGGTGACGAACGTGCTGTTCCTCACCGCCTGGACGCTGATGTATCTGGCCCAAAATCAGTACTATCTGTGCATTGGACGAGCCATCATTGGATTTGCGGTGGGAATAGCCTCTCTGACCCTCCCCGTTTATCTTGCCGAGACGATCCAGCCTGAGGTACGTGGCACCTTGGGTCTGCTGCCAACGGCCTTTGGTAACATTGGCATCTTGGTGTGCTACCTCTTCGGCACCATCTACACGTGGAGCGAGCTGGCTTTGGTCGGGATCATTCTGTCCGTTCCGTTTATGGTCCTGTTCATTTGGCTCATACCGGAAACGCCCAGGTGGTTCATCTCCAAAGGCAAAGAGGAGAAATCCAAGGACGCCCTCAGGTGGCTGAGGGGATCCGACGCCAACATCGACAAGGAATTCAACGAGCTGGCCGAAAACCAAAAACAATCCGAAGAAAATTTCAATGTCAAAGACCTGTTCACCAAGAACAACTTGAAATTAATCCTAATTGTCCTTGGCCTTATGTTCTTCCAACAAATGAGCGGCATAAACGCCGTCATATTTTACACCACGAACATCTTCAAAACAGCCGGATCCACGTTAGACAACAGCCTGTGCACGACCATCGTCGGTGTGGTTAACTTCGTGTCAACCTTCATTGCCGCCGTTTTGATCGACAAATTAggaagaaaaatactactgtACATTTCCAGCGTTGCCATGATCATCTCGCTCGCAGTTCTCGGGGCTTACTTCTATTTGAAACGCGAAAACTATGACGTGAGCACATTCGGGTGGTTACCGCTCGCAGTATTCATAATCTATGTACTTGGATTCTCTCTCGGTTTTGGACCAATTCCATGGCTGATGATGGGCGAGATCCTTCCGGCTAAGATCAGAGGACCGGCCGCCTCCATTGCCACCGGCTTCAATTGGCTGTGCACTTTTGTCGTCACTAAAACCTTCCTGTTAATCATCGATGGTATCGGTCAACACGGTACTTTCTGGTTGTACGGTACTGTGGTGGCTGTGGCCTTGGTGTTCACAATAATTTGCGTGCCAGAAACTAGAGGCCAAAGTTTACAAGatattgaaaagaaattgGCTGGTATTAAAGTGAGGAGGATGAGTTCAGTGGCAAACATGAAACCCATGCCTTCATCGTTTTAA
- the LOC109596350 gene encoding facilitated trehalose transporter Tret1-like isoform X4 encodes MKVLVRADTHVTFSIPESDPKAKCTLSQLLAAVAVSWVSMIIGYSSAYTAPAEQSLEDDFKLSSESMTWVVSLMPLGALVGGIFGGTFIEYIGRKWTLLVTNVLFLTAWTLMYLAQNQYYLCIGRAIIGFAVGIASLTLPVYLAETIQPEVRGTLGLLPTAFGNIGILVCYLFGTIYTWSELALVGIILSVPFMVLFIWLIPETPRWFISKGKEEKSKDALRWLRGSDANIDKEFNELAENQKQSEENFNVKDLFTKNNLKLILIVLGLMFFQQMSGINAVIFYTTNIFKTAGSTLDNSLCTTIVGVVNFVSTFIAAVLIDKLGRKILLYISSVAMIISLAVLGAYFYLKRENYDVSTFGWLPLAVFIIYVLGFSLGFGPIPWLMMGEILPAKIRGPAASIATGFNWLCTFVVTKTFLLIIDGIGQHGTFWLYGTVVAVALVFTIICVPETRGQSLQDIEKKLAGIKVRRMSSVANMKPMPSSF; translated from the exons ATGAAAGTTCTTGTAAGAGCCGACACTCACGTGACTTTTTCAATACCGGAGTCAGATCCTAAGGCAAAATGCACTCTTTCGCAG CTATTGGCTGCCGTAGCGGTATCATGGGTTTCAATGATCATTGGATACTCGTCTGCCTACACAGCGCCGGCAGAACAATCGTTAGAAGATGACTTCAAGCTCAGTAGTGAATCG ATGACATGGGTGGTGAGTCTTATGCCCTTGGGAGCGTTGGTTGGTGGCATTTTCGGAGGAACCTTCATAGAATACATTGGCAGGAAATGGACACTGTTGGTGACGAACGTGCTGTTCCTCACCGCCTGGACGCTGATGTATCTGGCCCAAAATCAGTACTATCTGTGCATTGGACGAGCCATCATTGGATTTGCGGTGGGAATAGCCTCTCTGACCCTCCCCGTTTATCTTGCCGAGACGATCCAGCCTGAGGTACGTGGCACCTTGGGTCTGCTGCCAACGGCCTTTGGTAACATTGGCATCTTGGTGTGCTACCTCTTCGGCACCATCTACACGTGGAGCGAGCTGGCTTTGGTCGGGATCATTCTGTCCGTTCCGTTTATGGTCCTGTTCATTTGGCTCATACCGGAAACGCCCAGGTGGTTCATCTCCAAAGGCAAAGAGGAGAAATCCAAGGACGCCCTCAGGTGGCTGAGGGGATCCGACGCCAACATCGACAAGGAATTCAACGAGCTGGCCGAAAACCAAAAACAATCCGAAGAAAATTTCAATGTCAAAGACCTGTTCACCAAGAACAACTTGAAATTAATCCTAATTGTCCTTGGCCTTATGTTCTTCCAACAAATGAGCGGCATAAACGCCGTCATATTTTACACCACGAACATCTTCAAAACAGCCGGATCCACGTTAGACAACAGCCTGTGCACGACCATCGTCGGTGTGGTTAACTTCGTGTCAACCTTCATTGCCGCCGTTTTGATCGACAAATTAggaagaaaaatactactgtACATTTCCAGCGTTGCCATGATCATCTCGCTCGCAGTTCTCGGGGCTTACTTCTATTTGAAACGCGAAAACTATGACGTGAGCACATTCGGGTGGTTACCGCTCGCAGTATTCATAATCTATGTACTTGGATTCTCTCTCGGTTTTGGACCAATTCCATGGCTGATGATGGGCGAGATCCTTCCGGCTAAGATCAGAGGACCGGCCGCCTCCATTGCCACCGGCTTCAATTGGCTGTGCACTTTTGTCGTCACTAAAACCTTCCTGTTAATCATCGATGGTATCGGTCAACACGGTACTTTCTGGTTGTACGGTACTGTGGTGGCTGTGGCCTTGGTGTTCACAATAATTTGCGTGCCAGAAACTAGAGGCCAAAGTTTACAAGatattgaaaagaaattgGCTGGTATTAAAGTGAGGAGGATGAGTTCAGTGGCAAACATGAAACCCATGCCTTCATCGTTTTAA
- the LOC109596338 gene encoding zinc transporter 2-like: protein MEDQEKVNLLEKGNNNGAAYGSVPLVGTPRRVIYCVHGTPSAGCCKVLESEVLDMTTMDDDIASHAKENINTTELVNKHCHRPQNTDMDKRARKKLITASILCVVFMIGEIIGGYLSNSLAIASDAAHLLTDFASFMISLFSLWMASRPSTRTMSFGWYRAEVIGALTSVLMIWVVTGILVYMAVQRVINETFDVDAKIMLITSGVGVLVNLIMGLTLHQHGHTHGGGSSHSHGGHGHSHDKEQENINVRAAFIHVIGDFLQSFGVFVAALVIYFKPDWMIIDPICTFIFSVLVLITTYNIIKDALLVLMEALPKGIEFEEVMTTLLMIDGVKRVHNLRIWALSLDKVAMSAHVAIAPSINPQNILMVATKNIHDKYRFFEMTLQIEEFQDSMEDCHQCKNP, encoded by the exons atggAGGACCAGGAGAAAGTGAATTTACT GGAGAAAGGAAACAACAATGGAGCAGCCTACGGAAGCGTACCACTGGTTGGGACTCCAAGAAGGGTTATTTATTGCGTCCACGGTACTCCCAGCGCTGGTTGCTGTAAGGTACTGGAAAGTGAGGTCCTCGATATGACAACCATGGATGATGATATAGCATCACATGCCAAAGAAAACATCAACACAACAGAACTAG TCAACAAACATTGCCACCGTCCCCAAAACACAGACATGGACAAGAGGGCCCGTAAGAAACTGATAACAGCCAGCATTCTGTGCGTTGTATTCATGATTGGAGAGATCATTG GTGGTTACCTGTCGAACAGTCTTGCCATAGCCTCAGACGCAGCCCACTTGTTGACGGACTTCGCCAGCTTCATGATATCCTTGTTCTCCTTGTGGATGGCCTCAAGGCCCTCGACCAGAACCATGTCCTTCGGCTGGTACCGGGCCGAAGTGATTGGCGCACTGACTTCCGTCCTCATGATCTGGGTGGTTACGGGTATTTTAGTTTACATGGCTGTACAACGAGTGATCAACGAGACTTTCGACGTGGACGCCAAAATTATGTTGATCACGTCTGGTGTCGGTGTACTGGTTAACTTGAT TATGGGCCTGACGTTGCACCAGCACGGCCATACCCACGGCGGCGGATCCAGCCACAGTCACGGTGGTCACGGTCACAGCCACGACAAGgaacaagaaaatattaatgtaaggGCGGCGTTTATCCATGTGATTGGCGATTTTCTTCAAAGCTTCGGTGTCTTCGTTGCAGCACTAGTaatctattttaaa CCCGACTGGATGATTATTGACCCCATCTGCACGTTCATCTTCTCGGTTCTTGTTTTGATCACCACCTACAATATTATCAAAGATGCCCTTTTGGTTCTCATGGAGGCGTTACCCAAAGGTATTGAGTTTGAGGAAGTTATGACCACTTTGCTGATGATCGATGGCGTTAAGAGGGTGCACAACTTAAGAATCTGGGCTCTTAGCTTGGATAAAGTGGCCATGTCTGCCCACGTTGCCATTG CCCCTTCGATAAATCCTCAGAACATCTTAATGGTTGCCACCAAAAATATTCATGATAAGTACAGATTTTTTGAGATGACATTGCAAATAGAAGAGTTTCAAGACAGTATGGAGGATTGTCATCAATGCAAGAACCCTTAA
- the LOC109596350 gene encoding facilitated trehalose transporter Tret1-like isoform X1 produces the protein MYNVGVVRQISMHRYDSLEYIDGVSSSSENSLRIVEDEKDICDPEDLKYNGQHQRLQTESPSLSACTTATNLSTLDLQSSSTLNKQILRNNNRRMLEDNLRNQVPEIEPLNAKKDEQQEITIPEEVTKTEKFKISQAKTQLLAAVAVSWVSMIIGYSSAYTAPAEQSLEDDFKLSSESMTWVVSLMPLGALVGGIFGGTFIEYIGRKWTLLVTNVLFLTAWTLMYLAQNQYYLCIGRAIIGFAVGIASLTLPVYLAETIQPEVRGTLGLLPTAFGNIGILVCYLFGTIYTWSELALVGIILSVPFMVLFIWLIPETPRWFISKGKEEKSKDALRWLRGSDANIDKEFNELAENQKQSEENFNVKDLFTKNNLKLILIVLGLMFFQQMSGINAVIFYTTNIFKTAGSTLDNSLCTTIVGVVNFVSTFIAAVLIDKLGRKILLYISSVAMIISLAVLGAYFYLKRENYDVSTFGWLPLAVFIIYVLGFSLGFGPIPWLMMGEILPAKIRGPAASIATGFNWLCTFVVTKTFLLIIDGIGQHGTFWLYGTVVAVALVFTIICVPETRGQSLQDIEKKLAGIKVRRMSSVANMKPMPSSF, from the exons ATGTATAATGTGGGAGTTGTAAGGCAAATTTCAATGCATCGATATGATTCGTTGGAATACATTGACGGCGTCTCTTCCTCATCCGAAAACTCGTTACGAATTGTTGAAGACGAAAAGGACATATGTGATCCTGAGGACTTGAAATAT aatGGACAACACCAAAGATTGCAGACCGAAAGTCCGAGTCTCTCCGCCTGTACAACAGCAACGAACCTGTCGACGCTGGACCTACAGTCATCATCcactttaaacaaacaaatattgaggaacaacaACAGAAGGATGCTGGAGGACAACTTGAGGAACCAGGTGCCGGAGATCGAGCCCCTGAACGCCAAAAAGGATGAGCAGCAGGAGATCACGATCCCCGAGGAAGTGACAAAgactgaaaaattcaaaataagcCAGGCAAAGACGCAG CTATTGGCTGCCGTAGCGGTATCATGGGTTTCAATGATCATTGGATACTCGTCTGCCTACACAGCGCCGGCAGAACAATCGTTAGAAGATGACTTCAAGCTCAGTAGTGAATCG ATGACATGGGTGGTGAGTCTTATGCCCTTGGGAGCGTTGGTTGGTGGCATTTTCGGAGGAACCTTCATAGAATACATTGGCAGGAAATGGACACTGTTGGTGACGAACGTGCTGTTCCTCACCGCCTGGACGCTGATGTATCTGGCCCAAAATCAGTACTATCTGTGCATTGGACGAGCCATCATTGGATTTGCGGTGGGAATAGCCTCTCTGACCCTCCCCGTTTATCTTGCCGAGACGATCCAGCCTGAGGTACGTGGCACCTTGGGTCTGCTGCCAACGGCCTTTGGTAACATTGGCATCTTGGTGTGCTACCTCTTCGGCACCATCTACACGTGGAGCGAGCTGGCTTTGGTCGGGATCATTCTGTCCGTTCCGTTTATGGTCCTGTTCATTTGGCTCATACCGGAAACGCCCAGGTGGTTCATCTCCAAAGGCAAAGAGGAGAAATCCAAGGACGCCCTCAGGTGGCTGAGGGGATCCGACGCCAACATCGACAAGGAATTCAACGAGCTGGCCGAAAACCAAAAACAATCCGAAGAAAATTTCAATGTCAAAGACCTGTTCACCAAGAACAACTTGAAATTAATCCTAATTGTCCTTGGCCTTATGTTCTTCCAACAAATGAGCGGCATAAACGCCGTCATATTTTACACCACGAACATCTTCAAAACAGCCGGATCCACGTTAGACAACAGCCTGTGCACGACCATCGTCGGTGTGGTTAACTTCGTGTCAACCTTCATTGCCGCCGTTTTGATCGACAAATTAggaagaaaaatactactgtACATTTCCAGCGTTGCCATGATCATCTCGCTCGCAGTTCTCGGGGCTTACTTCTATTTGAAACGCGAAAACTATGACGTGAGCACATTCGGGTGGTTACCGCTCGCAGTATTCATAATCTATGTACTTGGATTCTCTCTCGGTTTTGGACCAATTCCATGGCTGATGATGGGCGAGATCCTTCCGGCTAAGATCAGAGGACCGGCCGCCTCCATTGCCACCGGCTTCAATTGGCTGTGCACTTTTGTCGTCACTAAAACCTTCCTGTTAATCATCGATGGTATCGGTCAACACGGTACTTTCTGGTTGTACGGTACTGTGGTGGCTGTGGCCTTGGTGTTCACAATAATTTGCGTGCCAGAAACTAGAGGCCAAAGTTTACAAGatattgaaaagaaattgGCTGGTATTAAAGTGAGGAGGATGAGTTCAGTGGCAAACATGAAACCCATGCCTTCATCGTTTTAA
- the LOC109596350 gene encoding facilitated trehalose transporter Tret1-like isoform X5, translated as MKVLLRRDTHVSITIPQSQPKAKCTMSQLLAAVAVSWVSMIIGYSSAYTAPAEQSLEDDFKLSSESMTWVVSLMPLGALVGGIFGGTFIEYIGRKWTLLVTNVLFLTAWTLMYLAQNQYYLCIGRAIIGFAVGIASLTLPVYLAETIQPEVRGTLGLLPTAFGNIGILVCYLFGTIYTWSELALVGIILSVPFMVLFIWLIPETPRWFISKGKEEKSKDALRWLRGSDANIDKEFNELAENQKQSEENFNVKDLFTKNNLKLILIVLGLMFFQQMSGINAVIFYTTNIFKTAGSTLDNSLCTTIVGVVNFVSTFIAAVLIDKLGRKILLYISSVAMIISLAVLGAYFYLKRENYDVSTFGWLPLAVFIIYVLGFSLGFGPIPWLMMGEILPAKIRGPAASIATGFNWLCTFVVTKTFLLIIDGIGQHGTFWLYGTVVAVALVFTIICVPETRGQSLQDIEKKLAGIKVRRMSSVANMKPMPSSF; from the exons atgaaGGTTTTATTGAGAAGAGACACACACGTGTCGATCACAATACCGCAGTCGCAACCTAAGGCGAAATGCACCATGTCACAG CTATTGGCTGCCGTAGCGGTATCATGGGTTTCAATGATCATTGGATACTCGTCTGCCTACACAGCGCCGGCAGAACAATCGTTAGAAGATGACTTCAAGCTCAGTAGTGAATCG ATGACATGGGTGGTGAGTCTTATGCCCTTGGGAGCGTTGGTTGGTGGCATTTTCGGAGGAACCTTCATAGAATACATTGGCAGGAAATGGACACTGTTGGTGACGAACGTGCTGTTCCTCACCGCCTGGACGCTGATGTATCTGGCCCAAAATCAGTACTATCTGTGCATTGGACGAGCCATCATTGGATTTGCGGTGGGAATAGCCTCTCTGACCCTCCCCGTTTATCTTGCCGAGACGATCCAGCCTGAGGTACGTGGCACCTTGGGTCTGCTGCCAACGGCCTTTGGTAACATTGGCATCTTGGTGTGCTACCTCTTCGGCACCATCTACACGTGGAGCGAGCTGGCTTTGGTCGGGATCATTCTGTCCGTTCCGTTTATGGTCCTGTTCATTTGGCTCATACCGGAAACGCCCAGGTGGTTCATCTCCAAAGGCAAAGAGGAGAAATCCAAGGACGCCCTCAGGTGGCTGAGGGGATCCGACGCCAACATCGACAAGGAATTCAACGAGCTGGCCGAAAACCAAAAACAATCCGAAGAAAATTTCAATGTCAAAGACCTGTTCACCAAGAACAACTTGAAATTAATCCTAATTGTCCTTGGCCTTATGTTCTTCCAACAAATGAGCGGCATAAACGCCGTCATATTTTACACCACGAACATCTTCAAAACAGCCGGATCCACGTTAGACAACAGCCTGTGCACGACCATCGTCGGTGTGGTTAACTTCGTGTCAACCTTCATTGCCGCCGTTTTGATCGACAAATTAggaagaaaaatactactgtACATTTCCAGCGTTGCCATGATCATCTCGCTCGCAGTTCTCGGGGCTTACTTCTATTTGAAACGCGAAAACTATGACGTGAGCACATTCGGGTGGTTACCGCTCGCAGTATTCATAATCTATGTACTTGGATTCTCTCTCGGTTTTGGACCAATTCCATGGCTGATGATGGGCGAGATCCTTCCGGCTAAGATCAGAGGACCGGCCGCCTCCATTGCCACCGGCTTCAATTGGCTGTGCACTTTTGTCGTCACTAAAACCTTCCTGTTAATCATCGATGGTATCGGTCAACACGGTACTTTCTGGTTGTACGGTACTGTGGTGGCTGTGGCCTTGGTGTTCACAATAATTTGCGTGCCAGAAACTAGAGGCCAAAGTTTACAAGatattgaaaagaaattgGCTGGTATTAAAGTGAGGAGGATGAGTTCAGTGGCAAACATGAAACCCATGCCTTCATCGTTTTAA